A stretch of the Halorussus vallis genome encodes the following:
- a CDS encoding XdhC family protein, with amino-acid sequence MMDAAESPWSATSTDIHRTIRRYREDDIDAALATVVDVEGSGYRRPGAKMVVESGGDSRGAVTAGCLEGPLIEVAKSVIESGAPSTTTYDLTDDEGAWGLGLGCNGVIDVLVEPVDASIDPALDELAAKRSATVLTAVTSTDPNVEVGDRCVVTESGRVHEGRPSLPAGVVRQSLGRSDGEAESRQSGYASVETDEGTVRVFVDGVEPTPDLLLFGGQEDINPVASLARRAGFRVRVATARGGHADADRFPAADEVTVVRPADLRDLVDAPAHTYAVLMSHNLLDDSLALDSLLDAGVPYVGLMGPRKRFREVRKRLRADGRELDEAALDRIATPVGLDIGGDEPIAVGFSIVSELIAVRNGRDGGRLANRAGPIHERTDAFD; translated from the coding sequence ATGATGGACGCAGCCGAGAGTCCGTGGAGTGCCACCAGTACCGACATCCATCGGACGATACGCCGATACCGAGAGGACGACATCGACGCCGCGCTCGCGACCGTCGTCGACGTCGAAGGGTCGGGCTATCGACGGCCGGGCGCGAAGATGGTCGTCGAGTCCGGCGGCGACAGCAGAGGGGCGGTCACCGCGGGGTGTCTGGAGGGGCCGCTCATCGAGGTCGCCAAATCCGTCATCGAGAGCGGCGCCCCGTCCACGACGACCTACGACCTGACCGACGACGAGGGCGCGTGGGGACTCGGTCTGGGCTGTAACGGGGTCATCGACGTGCTGGTCGAACCGGTCGACGCGAGCATCGACCCGGCGCTCGACGAACTCGCCGCGAAACGAAGCGCTACGGTGCTGACCGCGGTCACGTCGACCGACCCCAATGTCGAGGTCGGCGACCGGTGCGTCGTCACCGAGTCCGGGCGCGTCCACGAAGGAAGACCCTCGCTCCCGGCGGGCGTCGTCCGGCAGAGTCTGGGCCGCTCGGACGGCGAGGCCGAGAGTCGCCAGTCGGGGTACGCCTCCGTCGAGACGGACGAGGGAACGGTACGGGTGTTCGTCGACGGCGTGGAACCGACGCCGGACCTCCTGCTGTTCGGCGGGCAGGAGGACATCAATCCGGTCGCGTCGCTCGCCCGGCGGGCGGGGTTCCGCGTCCGCGTCGCGACCGCGCGGGGCGGTCACGCCGACGCCGACCGATTCCCGGCCGCCGACGAGGTGACCGTGGTCCGTCCCGCCGACCTCCGCGACCTGGTGGACGCGCCCGCGCACACGTACGCCGTCCTGATGTCGCACAACCTCCTCGACGACAGTCTCGCCCTCGACAGTCTCCTGGACGCGGGCGTTCCCTACGTCGGACTGATGGGTCCCAGAAAGCGGTTCCGCGAGGTTCGCAAGCGCCTCCGAGCCGACGGACGGGAACTCGACGAGGCGGCGCTCGACCGAATCGCGACCCCCGTCGGACTCGACATCGGCGGCGACGAGCCGATCGCCGTCGGTTTCAGCATCGTGAGCGAACTCATCGCCGTTCGTAACGGGCGCGACGGCGGCCGACTGGCGAACCGAGCGGGGCCGATTCACGAGCGGACCGACGCGTTCGACTGA
- a CDS encoding AMP-binding protein, with the protein MGRVFHRTVERFPERTAVVDRDEGVRYTYEEWNDRVNRLASALADRGVRPGDRVGVVMQPRVQAGTVYWALQKVGAVFTPYNIRAAADEIEFLVGNTEPEFLFYSSVARRAVDRARENFETTDRLVYVDEDAPEYAERFDDFLADGSHEFAVADADSDATSVILHTSGTTGRPKGVPRSHTNTYAASTAHAIQSQWTEGEVTLGLMPIYHTMGLRSLATTTILSGTWVAQRSFSPRQTAELIESEDVTGLYLVPTVFHDLVKSDVADRTDFSSVERLGYAGTPMTASVQRTVRETFEPSVFVNHYGSTEVYTYSTCSWIDEKPGCAGRAGINTRVRVVKPDRDGTVSPTETVQQGELGEIIVDASSPEAFDGYLDRPEADEKSFNEGWYFTGDLGYRDEDGDLFVSGRVDDMIISGGENIYPVEVENTLDDCEEVEEVAIVGLDDERWNQVVTAFVTPTESTDAVDFAALADYLDGHCRESDDLANFKRPRKYVFVDEIVKSNVGKILRRELVLDDLDVEVHAEVDV; encoded by the coding sequence ATGGGCAGAGTATTTCATCGAACTGTGGAACGGTTTCCGGAACGAACCGCGGTCGTGGACCGAGACGAGGGGGTGAGATACACGTACGAAGAGTGGAACGACCGGGTGAATCGGCTCGCGTCTGCGCTGGCCGACCGCGGCGTCAGACCCGGTGATCGGGTCGGGGTGGTGATGCAACCGCGAGTTCAGGCCGGAACCGTCTACTGGGCGCTCCAGAAGGTCGGGGCGGTGTTCACGCCGTACAACATCCGCGCCGCCGCCGACGAGATCGAGTTCCTCGTCGGGAACACTGAACCGGAGTTCCTGTTCTACTCGTCGGTCGCGCGCCGGGCGGTCGACAGGGCCCGTGAGAACTTCGAGACGACCGACCGACTGGTGTACGTCGACGAGGACGCTCCCGAGTACGCCGAGCGCTTCGACGATTTTCTCGCCGACGGTTCCCATGAGTTCGCCGTCGCCGACGCTGACTCCGACGCGACCAGCGTCATCCTCCACACCAGCGGTACCACCGGACGGCCCAAGGGCGTTCCGCGAAGCCACACGAACACCTACGCGGCGTCGACGGCCCACGCGATTCAGTCGCAGTGGACCGAGGGCGAAGTGACGCTCGGCCTCATGCCCATCTACCACACGATGGGGCTTCGGTCGCTGGCGACGACGACCATCCTGAGCGGCACCTGGGTCGCCCAGCGGTCGTTCTCCCCGAGACAGACGGCCGAACTCATCGAGTCCGAGGACGTCACCGGTCTCTATCTGGTGCCGACCGTGTTCCACGACCTGGTGAAGTCCGACGTCGCCGACCGCACCGACTTCTCTAGCGTCGAACGCCTCGGCTACGCGGGGACGCCGATGACCGCCTCGGTCCAGCGGACCGTCCGCGAGACGTTCGAACCCAGTGTCTTCGTCAACCACTACGGGAGCACGGAGGTGTACACCTACAGCACGTGCTCCTGGATCGACGAGAAGCCGGGGTGTGCCGGCCGTGCCGGAATCAACACCCGTGTCCGGGTCGTCAAGCCAGACCGCGACGGTACCGTCTCGCCGACGGAGACGGTCCAACAGGGCGAGCTCGGCGAGATCATCGTCGACGCCTCCTCTCCGGAGGCGTTCGACGGCTACCTCGACCGACCCGAGGCCGACGAGAAGTCGTTCAACGAAGGCTGGTACTTCACCGGCGACCTGGGCTACCGCGACGAGGACGGCGACCTCTTCGTCTCGGGGCGCGTCGACGACATGATAATCAGCGGCGGCGAGAACATCTATCCCGTCGAGGTCGAGAACACCCTCGACGACTGCGAGGAGGTCGAGGAGGTCGCCATCGTCGGCCTCGACGACGAGCGCTGGAACCAGGTGGTCACGGCGTTCGTGACGCCGACCGAGTCCACCGACGCGGTCGACTTCGCCGCGCTCGCCGACTACCTCGACGGCCACTGCCGGGAGAGCGACGACCTCGCGAACTTCAAGCGGCCGCGAAAGTATGTCTTCGTCGACGAGATCGTCAAGAGCAACGTCGGGAAGATTCTGCGCCGGGAACTCGTCCTCGACGACCTCGACGTGGAGGTCCACGCAGAAGTCGACGTCTGA
- a CDS encoding zinc-dependent alcohol dehydrogenase family protein: MKAAVLRDYGDLAVEDVPEPDLADHGVVIETEACGVCRSDWHAWKGHGEWADDQVPAGQILGHEPAGRVVAVGSAVDRFREGDRVAVPFNLGRGDCEYCRNGHGNVCTDGIALGFEADAPGAFAERVHIPYADYNAVALPRGVSATEMAALGCRFSTAYHALAHRADLTSGDWVAVHGCGGVGLSAVHIADALGANVVAVDITEEKLAKARELGADETVNAAEPGGVPDAIRLLTGTDGEGARSGSRAPSTDSGGAHVSVDALGTAETCRNSVDCLRPRGQHVQLGLTTDEERGEVSLPTDAMTRWEITFHGSRGMPPTRYDELLRMVERGTVSPADLVTREVALADVPDRLAAMDDYGTVGVEVVTEF; encoded by the coding sequence ATGAAAGCGGCAGTGCTGCGCGACTACGGCGACCTCGCAGTCGAGGACGTCCCCGAACCCGACCTCGCTGACCATGGCGTCGTGATCGAAACCGAAGCCTGCGGCGTCTGCCGGTCCGACTGGCACGCCTGGAAGGGCCACGGCGAGTGGGCCGACGACCAGGTGCCCGCGGGCCAGATTCTCGGCCACGAACCCGCCGGCCGAGTTGTCGCGGTCGGGTCGGCCGTCGACCGGTTCCGCGAGGGCGACCGGGTCGCGGTCCCGTTCAACCTCGGGCGCGGCGACTGCGAGTACTGCCGGAACGGCCACGGCAACGTCTGTACGGACGGCATCGCGCTCGGCTTCGAGGCCGACGCCCCCGGCGCGTTCGCCGAGCGCGTCCACATCCCCTACGCCGACTACAACGCGGTCGCGCTCCCCCGGGGCGTCTCGGCGACCGAGATGGCCGCGCTGGGCTGTCGGTTCTCGACGGCCTACCACGCGCTGGCCCACCGCGCCGACCTCACCTCCGGCGACTGGGTGGCGGTCCACGGCTGCGGCGGGGTCGGCCTGTCCGCGGTACATATCGCCGACGCGCTCGGCGCGAACGTCGTCGCGGTCGACATCACCGAGGAGAAACTGGCGAAAGCCCGCGAACTCGGCGCCGACGAGACGGTCAACGCCGCCGAACCCGGCGGCGTCCCCGACGCGATTCGCCTGCTGACCGGAACCGACGGCGAGGGCGCCCGGAGCGGAAGCCGAGCGCCGTCGACCGACTCGGGCGGCGCGCACGTCTCCGTCGACGCGCTCGGGACGGCCGAGACGTGCCGCAACTCCGTCGACTGCCTCCGACCGCGGGGCCAGCACGTCCAGTTGGGCCTGACGACCGACGAGGAGCGCGGGGAGGTGTCGCTCCCGACCGACGCGATGACCCGCTGGGAGATCACCTTCCACGGCTCGCGCGGGATGCCGCCGACCCGCTACGACGAACTCCTCCGGATGGTCGAGCGCGGCACCGTCTCGCCCGCCGACCTGGTGACCCGGGAGGTCGCGCTCGCCGACGTGCCCGACCGCCTCGCCGCGATGGACGACTACGGCACGGTCGGGGTCGAGGTCGTCACCGAGTTCTGA
- a CDS encoding xanthine dehydrogenase family protein molybdopterin-binding subunit: protein MSESVPQESEEADESDAGYVGETFGRREDDRLVRGEGKFMDDFDPVGNLHHLAFLRSPLAHGTIESIDTEAAEARDDVRCVLTGADVAERMDPFAVGVQNPPEYYPMAVDKVRYDGEPVAAVVATSKYAAKDALEDVEVEYGRLDPVTDEMEALQSDAPQLHEDGNLANERTLKYGPVEEAFEEADHVVESEFEFPRYTSAPLETYGVIADYDRGRDTATVWSNFQGPFTMHPVVAGALGMAESDLQFKVPADSGGSFGIKAHIYPYIAATVVASELAKVPVKWIESRREHLRASACHTDRVQRMRGAVTDDGDILGVWVELYDNFGAYVRAPEPGNTFRPLANFVNTYDFDAFGGDFYAVQTNKCPAGLNRGYGCHQYYFGLERLVDQMAEAVDMDPTEFRSRNFIDADEFPYETPTGGEYDSGRYAEALERAKELFDYEAYLDRREEAREDGRYVGIGCAGIVDPSASNMGYVSVALSPEDRSKSHLKSGAASTVTIQMQPDASLVVELDSAPSGQGHETTASQIVADELGVEPEDVNVIAGMDTTEKAWSISSGSYSSRFGTAGHSAVQKTSEKVGRKMKRIAGYLLDVDPSTLELRDGRVHAPDDDSVSVKRVAGTAHWNPDHLPEGEQPGIYEHHTYSVADSKPIGDDDTINSSGTYGYGIQLVAVEVDAVTGEIEVLDYVAVHDSGTIVNPQIVEGQIEGGIFHGFAGALYEELEYDDTGTLQADTFMDYAVPTAKEVPEIDTDHLETPSPKTPLGSKGTGEAGTEAAPAVIANAVDDALDPAGVEITSLPLRPQKIWSLLRDADSADSES, encoded by the coding sequence GTGAGCGAGTCGGTTCCGCAGGAGTCCGAGGAGGCCGACGAGTCGGACGCCGGATACGTCGGCGAGACGTTCGGGCGCCGCGAGGACGACCGACTCGTCCGCGGCGAAGGGAAGTTCATGGACGACTTCGACCCCGTCGGGAACCTCCACCACCTCGCGTTCCTGCGCTCGCCGCTCGCACACGGGACGATCGAGTCGATCGACACCGAGGCGGCGGAGGCCCGCGACGACGTGCGGTGCGTCCTGACCGGCGCAGACGTCGCCGAGCGGATGGATCCGTTCGCCGTCGGCGTCCAGAACCCGCCGGAGTACTACCCGATGGCCGTCGACAAGGTCCGGTACGACGGCGAACCCGTCGCCGCGGTGGTGGCGACCAGCAAGTACGCGGCCAAGGACGCCCTGGAGGACGTCGAAGTCGAGTACGGCCGACTCGACCCGGTCACGGACGAGATGGAGGCCCTCCAGAGCGACGCGCCGCAGCTCCACGAGGACGGTAACCTCGCGAACGAGCGGACGCTCAAGTACGGCCCGGTCGAGGAGGCGTTCGAGGAGGCCGACCACGTCGTCGAGTCGGAGTTCGAGTTCCCCCGATACACGAGCGCCCCGCTGGAAACCTACGGCGTCATCGCCGACTACGACCGCGGGCGCGACACCGCGACCGTCTGGTCGAACTTCCAGGGTCCGTTCACGATGCACCCCGTCGTCGCCGGCGCGCTGGGGATGGCCGAGAGCGACCTCCAGTTCAAGGTCCCGGCCGACAGCGGCGGAAGTTTCGGCATCAAGGCCCACATCTACCCCTACATCGCGGCGACCGTCGTCGCGTCCGAACTCGCGAAGGTCCCCGTCAAGTGGATCGAGAGCCGGCGAGAGCACCTCCGCGCGAGCGCCTGTCACACCGACCGGGTCCAACGGATGCGCGGGGCGGTGACCGACGACGGCGACATCCTCGGCGTCTGGGTCGAACTGTACGACAACTTCGGCGCGTACGTCCGGGCGCCCGAACCGGGCAACACGTTCCGGCCGCTCGCGAACTTCGTCAACACCTACGACTTCGACGCGTTCGGCGGCGACTTCTACGCCGTCCAGACCAACAAGTGTCCGGCCGGCCTGAACCGCGGCTACGGCTGTCACCAGTACTACTTCGGCCTCGAACGCCTCGTCGACCAGATGGCCGAGGCGGTCGACATGGACCCGACCGAGTTCCGGTCCCGGAACTTCATCGACGCCGACGAGTTCCCCTACGAGACGCCGACCGGCGGCGAGTACGACAGCGGACGCTACGCCGAGGCGCTCGAACGCGCGAAGGAGTTGTTCGACTACGAGGCGTACCTTGACCGCCGGGAGGAGGCCCGGGAGGACGGCCGGTACGTCGGCATCGGCTGTGCGGGCATCGTCGACCCCTCCGCGTCCAACATGGGGTACGTCTCGGTGGCGCTCTCGCCCGAAGACCGCTCGAAGTCCCACCTCAAGTCGGGGGCCGCCAGCACGGTCACCATCCAGATGCAACCCGACGCCAGCCTCGTGGTCGAACTCGACTCCGCGCCGAGCGGCCAGGGCCACGAGACGACCGCGTCCCAAATCGTCGCCGACGAACTCGGCGTCGAACCGGAGGACGTGAACGTCATCGCCGGCATGGACACGACCGAAAAAGCTTGGAGCATCTCCTCGGGGTCGTACTCGTCGCGCTTCGGAACCGCCGGCCACAGTGCCGTCCAGAAGACCAGCGAGAAGGTGGGCCGGAAGATGAAGCGCATCGCGGGCTACCTCCTGGATGTCGACCCGTCGACCCTCGAACTCCGGGACGGCCGCGTCCACGCCCCGGACGACGACTCGGTTTCGGTCAAGCGTGTCGCCGGGACGGCCCACTGGAACCCCGACCACCTGCCGGAGGGCGAACAACCCGGAATCTACGAGCACCACACCTACAGCGTCGCCGACTCGAAGCCCATCGGCGATGACGACACCATCAACTCCTCGGGGACCTACGGCTACGGCATCCAGCTCGTGGCGGTGGAGGTCGACGCCGTCACCGGAGAGATAGAGGTCCTCGACTACGTCGCGGTCCACGACAGCGGCACCATCGTCAACCCCCAGATCGTCGAGGGACAGATCGAGGGCGGCATCTTCCACGGGTTCGCCGGCGCGCTCTACGAGGAACTCGAGTACGACGACACCGGCACGCTACAGGCCGACACGTTCATGGACTACGCGGTTCCGACCGCGAAGGAGGTGCCGGAGATAGACACCGACCACCTCGAAACGCCGTCGCCGAAGACGCCGCTCGGCTCGAAGGGCACCGGCGAGGCTGGGACCGAGGCGGCGCCCGCGGTCATCGCCAACGCCGTCGACGACGCGCTCGACCCCGCTGGGGTCGAGATAACGAGCCTCCCGCTCCGGCCCCAGAAGATTTGGTCGCTCCTGCGGGACGCCGACTCGGCCGACTCGGAGTCGTAG
- a CDS encoding aldo/keto reductase, whose product MEYVRLGSTGTKVSEICFGTWRFGKESDGTVETDRDTAHDLLDAAWDRGVNFLDTANVYGDPNGTAEEWIGDWLSQHDREDFVLASKVYFGFADGPNDRGLSRKHIRAQIEGTLERLGTSYLDVYYIHRWDEEAPIEETLKTLNDLVREGKVNYLAASSMAAWQLTKALWTSDVEGLERFEVTQPRFNAAYRDPVADYLDVCADQDLAVCPYSPLEGGFLTGKYDREGDNPAGSRGDLYEWRERFDDSQWDVLEAIEAVADEEGATPAQVSLRWLADQREFQCIPIVGARTVDQLEENLGATDVSLSDEQFERIREAYE is encoded by the coding sequence ATGGAGTACGTCCGACTCGGTTCGACCGGCACGAAGGTCAGCGAAATCTGTTTCGGCACGTGGCGCTTCGGCAAGGAATCCGACGGCACCGTCGAAACCGACCGCGACACCGCTCACGACCTGCTCGACGCCGCCTGGGACCGCGGCGTGAACTTCCTCGACACCGCGAACGTCTACGGCGACCCCAACGGCACCGCCGAGGAGTGGATCGGCGACTGGCTCTCCCAGCACGACCGGGAGGACTTCGTGCTCGCCTCGAAGGTGTACTTCGGCTTCGCCGACGGGCCGAACGACCGCGGCCTCTCGCGCAAGCACATCCGGGCCCAGATAGAGGGCACCCTGGAACGACTCGGCACGAGCTACCTCGACGTCTACTACATCCACCGTTGGGACGAGGAGGCGCCCATCGAGGAGACGCTGAAGACGCTGAACGACCTCGTCCGGGAGGGGAAGGTCAACTACCTCGCCGCGAGTTCGATGGCCGCCTGGCAGTTGACCAAGGCGCTCTGGACCAGCGACGTCGAGGGCCTCGAACGCTTCGAGGTCACCCAGCCCCGGTTCAACGCCGCGTACCGGGACCCGGTGGCCGACTACCTCGACGTCTGCGCCGACCAGGACCTCGCGGTCTGTCCGTACTCGCCGCTCGAAGGCGGCTTCCTCACCGGGAAGTACGACCGCGAGGGCGACAACCCCGCAGGGTCGCGGGGCGACCTCTACGAGTGGAGAGAGCGGTTCGACGACTCCCAGTGGGACGTGCTGGAGGCGATAGAAGCGGTCGCCGACGAGGAGGGCGCGACGCCCGCGCAGGTGTCGCTGCGGTGGCTGGCCGACCAGCGGGAGTTCCAGTGCATCCCCATCGTCGGCGCGCGCACGGTCGACCAACTGGAGGAGAACCTGGGCGCCACCGACGTGTCGCTGTCCGACGAGCAGTTCGAGCGTATCCGCGAGGCCTACGAGTAA
- a CDS encoding uracil-xanthine permease family protein, producing MTAGDDPVEGDIAPEGPTLDPDSEQSDFVEYGIDDKPPLGESVLLGFQHYLTMIGATVAIPLALAGALGMFEAAPGQVGRLIGTFFVVSGIATLAQTTIGNRYPIVQGGTFSMLAPALAIIGVLSTQGVGWQGMLQHLMGAVIVAGLVEVLIGYFGVMGALKRYMSPIVIAPTIALIGLALFSAPQITDPNLSAPGTGQNWWLVGLTLVLIVAFSQYLDTYNRAFRLFPVLLGISTAWIIAAVLSVAGVYASGSVSYVDLSSVASASLIQPIYPFQWGMPDFRLSFIIGMVAGMLASAIESFGDYHSVARMAGRGAPSKKRIDHGIGMEGLGNAFAGIMGTGNGSTSYTENVGAIGITGVASRHVVQIGAVVMVVAGYVGYVGQLFATIPEPIVGGLYLAMFGQIVAVGLSQLQFVDLDSNRNVFIVGFALFAGLAIPGYMGAVGGADAFQQGMSNVAVLGPILGSELVSTTLFVIGGTGMAVGGIVAFFLDNTIDGTREERGLVAMKEMSEDDSDFQSFWDRFGGSEPEEPAPRAD from the coding sequence ATGACGGCCGGCGACGACCCCGTCGAGGGCGACATCGCACCGGAGGGGCCGACGCTCGACCCCGACTCCGAGCAGTCGGACTTCGTCGAGTACGGCATCGACGACAAGCCACCGCTCGGCGAGTCCGTTCTGCTGGGGTTCCAGCACTACCTGACGATGATTGGCGCGACGGTCGCCATCCCGCTCGCGCTCGCGGGCGCACTCGGGATGTTCGAGGCCGCGCCCGGCCAGGTCGGACGGCTCATCGGGACGTTCTTCGTCGTCTCGGGTATCGCAACACTCGCTCAGACGACCATCGGGAACCGCTACCCCATCGTGCAGGGTGGCACCTTCTCGATGCTCGCGCCCGCGCTCGCCATCATCGGCGTGCTCTCGACGCAGGGCGTCGGCTGGCAGGGGATGTTACAACACCTGATGGGCGCGGTCATCGTGGCCGGCCTCGTCGAGGTGCTCATCGGCTACTTCGGCGTGATGGGTGCGTTGAAGCGGTACATGAGCCCCATCGTCATCGCGCCGACCATCGCACTCATCGGCCTGGCGCTGTTCAGCGCGCCCCAGATTACGGACCCGAACCTCTCGGCTCCGGGGACCGGCCAGAACTGGTGGCTGGTCGGGCTGACGCTCGTGCTCATCGTCGCCTTCTCGCAGTATCTCGACACCTACAACCGCGCCTTCCGGCTGTTCCCGGTACTACTCGGCATCAGCACCGCGTGGATTATCGCGGCCGTCCTGTCGGTCGCCGGCGTGTACGCCTCGGGGTCGGTCAGCTACGTCGACCTCTCGTCGGTCGCCAGCGCGTCGCTCATTCAGCCCATCTACCCCTTCCAGTGGGGGATGCCCGACTTCCGGCTCTCGTTCATCATCGGGATGGTCGCCGGGATGCTAGCGTCGGCAATCGAGAGCTTCGGCGACTACCACTCGGTCGCGCGGATGGCCGGGCGGGGCGCGCCGAGCAAGAAGCGCATCGACCACGGCATCGGTATGGAGGGCCTCGGAAACGCCTTCGCCGGTATCATGGGCACAGGTAACGGCTCGACATCCTACACCGAGAACGTCGGCGCCATCGGCATCACCGGCGTCGCCAGCCGTCACGTCGTCCAGATCGGCGCCGTCGTGATGGTCGTCGCGGGGTACGTCGGCTACGTCGGCCAACTGTTCGCGACCATCCCCGAACCCATCGTCGGCGGACTCTACCTCGCGATGTTCGGCCAGATCGTCGCAGTGGGCCTCTCGCAACTGCAGTTCGTGGACCTCGACAGCAACCGGAACGTGTTCATCGTGGGCTTCGCACTGTTCGCCGGCCTCGCCATCCCCGGCTACATGGGCGCGGTCGGCGGCGCCGACGCGTTCCAGCAGGGGATGAGCAACGTCGCCGTCCTCGGGCCGATCCTCGGCTCCGAACTCGTCTCGACGACGCTGTTCGTCATCGGCGGAACCGGGATGGCGGTCGGCGGCATCGTCGCGTTCTTCCTCGACAACACCATCGACGGGACCCGCGAGGAGCGCGGTCTCGTCGCCATGAAGGAGATGTCCGAGGACGACAGCGACTTCCAGTCGTTCTGGGACCGCTTCGGCGGGTCCGAACCGGAAGAACCCGCGCCGCGGGCCGACTGA
- a CDS encoding twin-arginine translocation signal domain-containing protein, whose product MGRENDRRTFLRGLAATGAATLAGGPVAAGGTAQGTNTVEIVSEGGGVAAYEFTVSGSLQQKDSGDEVSGNRARGHVGPDRGADAFSYSGELTSFALAGPARVLRNDYRVLPSLYPAPDSDLTAEDVPSRSGTNVLRIESEGGGFAAYEFEVTGSVRQRDGGDRVSSDRAAGHVGPDRGADEFEYTGDVTEFALVGPATASLDGDRLTPGNAPRGVARVGPKREFTARPGTTVLFEALARGYRGDYPDAVWYVDGSRDYGPDAFYGQLGSNGRRTHTQTFDSTGTHRVQAALYDDGRADEEGADPIGTVEWTVRVTADGNRPPTVEKVEPTGDAVTGSRDSTEPVEFVARAEDPDGDLDRIVWWIGQCDEVIEVSELDGSSDTARLTYAPNLGCPLVARAVDERGAMAQSEAWLFESDDG is encoded by the coding sequence ATGGGGAGAGAGAACGACCGACGAACGTTCCTCCGAGGACTCGCGGCGACGGGGGCCGCGACGCTGGCCGGCGGTCCGGTCGCGGCCGGCGGGACCGCCCAAGGCACGAACACCGTCGAGATAGTGAGCGAGGGCGGCGGGGTGGCGGCCTACGAGTTCACGGTCAGCGGGTCGCTCCAACAGAAAGACAGCGGCGACGAGGTTTCGGGCAACCGGGCGCGCGGCCACGTCGGCCCCGACCGCGGCGCCGACGCCTTCTCGTACTCTGGCGAACTGACGAGTTTCGCGCTCGCAGGCCCCGCGCGCGTGCTGCGGAACGACTACCGGGTCCTCCCGTCGCTGTATCCGGCACCCGACAGCGACCTCACGGCCGAGGACGTGCCGTCGCGTTCCGGGACGAACGTCCTCCGAATCGAGAGCGAGGGCGGCGGCTTCGCCGCCTATGAGTTCGAGGTGACCGGGTCGGTCCGACAGCGCGACGGCGGCGACCGGGTGTCGAGCGACCGGGCCGCCGGTCACGTCGGCCCCGACCGGGGCGCCGACGAGTTCGAGTACACCGGCGACGTGACGGAGTTCGCGCTCGTCGGTCCCGCGACCGCCTCCCTCGACGGCGACCGACTGACCCCGGGCAACGCGCCGCGAGGAGTCGCCCGCGTGGGCCCGAAGCGGGAGTTCACCGCGAGGCCCGGCACGACGGTCCTGTTCGAGGCGCTCGCCCGCGGCTATCGCGGCGACTACCCCGACGCCGTCTGGTACGTCGACGGGAGCCGCGACTACGGCCCCGATGCGTTCTACGGGCAGTTGGGTTCGAACGGTCGCCGCACCCACACGCAGACGTTCGACTCGACGGGAACCCACCGCGTCCAGGCCGCGCTGTACGACGACGGTCGGGCCGACGAGGAGGGCGCAGACCCCATCGGAACCGTCGAGTGGACGGTCCGGGTGACCGCGGACGGGAACCGACCGCCGACGGTCGAGAAGGTCGAACCGACCGGCGACGCCGTCACCGGCTCGCGCGACTCGACCGAACCGGTCGAGTTCGTCGCGCGGGCCGAGGATCCCGACGGCGACCTCGACCGCATCGTCTGGTGGATCGGCCAGTGCGACGAGGTGATCGAGGTTTCGGAACTCGACGGGTCGAGCGACACCGCGCGACTCACCTACGCGCCGAATTTGGGATGTCCGCTGGTCGCCCGCGCCGTCGACGAGCGCGGCGCGATGGCACAGTCGGAGGCGTGGCTCTTCGAATCGGACGACGGCTGA